From the Kitasatospora viridis genome, one window contains:
- a CDS encoding HAMP domain-containing protein: MRDGNFRRRLTVPGDGLMAEIAAVFNEVAERNQHLTGELSRVRRAVGREGRLTARLESGAGEGAWASAVDNCNALIDDLAWPMAEVGRVLSSIAEGDLDQRMELRSTQPDGGSQPLRGEFLKVGRTVNALVDQLSEFTDEVTRVAREVGTDGKLGGQARVRSMSGSWKDLADSVNTMAGRLTAQVRNIAEVTTAVAKGDLSRKVTVDVAGEMLELKNTVNTMVDQLNSFAAQVTRVARDVGTEGRLGGQAQVPGVAGVWRDLTDSVNFMANNLTDQVRNIAQVTTAVARGDLSQKIEVDARGEILELKSTINTMVDQLSAFAAQVTRVARDVGTEGRLGGQAQVPGVAGVWRDLTDSVNFMANNLTDQVRNIAQVTTAVARGDLSQKIQVDARGEILELKNTINTMVDQLSAFADEVTRVARDVGTEGILGGQATVPGVSGTWKDLTNSVNFMASNLTIQVRNIAEVTTAVARGDVSKKITVDARGEILELVTTVNTMVDQLSAFADEVTRVAREVGTEGILGGQARVRGVSGIWKDLTDNVNFMASNLTSQVRNIAEVATAVARGDLSKKITIEAQGEVAALAGTLNTMVDQLSAFAVQVTRVAREVGTDGILGGQADVPGVAGIWKDLTDNVNQMANNLTGQVRNIALVITAVARGDLSQKIDVDARGEILELKTSTNAMVDQLSSFGDEVTRVAREVGTDGILGGQARVPGVDGTWRDLTESVNELANNLTRQVRAIAQAATAVTRGDLSLRVDVDASGEIDELKDNINQMIANLRETTRTNQEQDWHKTNIARFSGLLQGRRDLEAVASLIMSELTPAVSAQHGAFFLAQPAGRSSETVTEDDDETDTVLRLIGSYGYQRRSMPTTFRPGESLVGQAAIEKRPISLTEAPPGYLRISSALGESQPAHVIVLPVLFEGRLLGVIELATFSSFTSVMMDFLTQVADLIGVTVNTISVNTKTEGLLLESQRLTAELSMRSAELEARQEELERTNEELQEKAEQLAQQNRDIEIKNSEIEEARKVLEERAEQLALASRYKSEFLANMSHELRTPLNSLLILAKLLSDNNEGNLSLKQVEFADTIHGAGSDLLQLINDILDLSKVEAGKMDVRPSRIALVQLTDYVEAAFRPLTAEKGLEFTVAVSPDLPAILHTDEQRLQQVLRNLLSNAVKFTESGTVRLEIGPAGPVVPQHVREQLLESGRIDDPDAPLIAFSVTDTGIGIPENKLREIFEAFKQADGTTSRKYGGTGLGLSISREIARLLGGEIHAESELGQGSAFTLYLPLRSEGPGISLERGAAGPGQLRAAVGLTPTGHPVPVGENPADQWAQEVRELALERRRDAAERRRAAEHFGELDAGPGSAARAELPRAEDGPAQRAGTGPRFEGRFDGEEVLIVDDDVRNVFALTSVLEQYGLTVLYAENGREGIEVLEQHENVSLVLMDIMMPEMDGYATTEAIRLMPQFSGLPIIALTAKAMKGDREKSIEAGASDHVTKPVDTDHLLTVMRQWLGARGR, encoded by the coding sequence ATGCGGGACGGCAACTTCCGCCGCCGGCTCACCGTGCCGGGCGACGGCCTGATGGCCGAGATCGCGGCGGTCTTCAACGAGGTGGCCGAGCGCAACCAGCACCTGACCGGCGAGCTGTCCCGGGTGCGGCGCGCGGTCGGCCGGGAGGGCCGGCTGACCGCCCGGCTGGAGAGCGGGGCCGGCGAGGGCGCCTGGGCCTCCGCGGTGGACAACTGCAACGCGCTGATCGACGACCTGGCCTGGCCGATGGCCGAGGTGGGCCGGGTGCTCTCGTCGATCGCCGAGGGCGACCTGGACCAGCGGATGGAGCTGCGCTCCACCCAGCCGGACGGCGGCAGCCAGCCGCTGCGCGGTGAGTTCCTCAAGGTCGGGCGGACCGTGAACGCGCTGGTGGACCAGCTCTCCGAGTTCACCGACGAGGTGACCCGGGTGGCCCGCGAGGTCGGCACCGACGGCAAGCTCGGCGGCCAGGCCCGGGTCCGTTCGATGTCCGGCAGCTGGAAGGACCTGGCCGACTCGGTCAACACCATGGCGGGCCGGCTGACCGCCCAGGTGCGCAACATCGCCGAGGTGACCACCGCGGTCGCCAAGGGCGACCTGTCCCGCAAGGTCACCGTGGACGTGGCCGGCGAGATGCTGGAGCTGAAGAACACCGTCAACACGATGGTGGACCAGCTGAACTCCTTCGCCGCGCAGGTGACCCGGGTGGCGCGGGACGTGGGTACCGAGGGCCGGCTCGGTGGTCAGGCGCAGGTGCCGGGGGTCGCGGGTGTGTGGCGCGACCTCACCGACTCGGTGAACTTCATGGCGAACAACCTGACCGACCAGGTGCGCAACATCGCGCAGGTGACCACGGCGGTGGCCCGCGGCGACCTGTCGCAGAAGATCGAGGTGGACGCCCGGGGCGAGATCCTCGAACTGAAGAGCACCATCAACACCATGGTCGACCAGCTCTCGGCCTTCGCCGCGCAGGTGACCCGGGTGGCGCGGGACGTGGGTACCGAGGGCCGGCTCGGTGGTCAGGCGCAGGTGCCGGGGGTCGCGGGTGTGTGGCGCGACCTCACCGACTCGGTGAACTTCATGGCGAACAACCTGACCGACCAGGTGCGCAACATCGCGCAGGTGACCACGGCGGTGGCCCGCGGCGACCTGTCGCAGAAGATCCAGGTGGACGCCCGGGGCGAGATCCTCGAACTGAAGAACACCATCAACACCATGGTCGACCAGCTCAGCGCCTTCGCCGACGAGGTGACCAGGGTGGCCAGGGACGTCGGCACCGAGGGCATCCTCGGCGGCCAGGCGACCGTGCCGGGGGTCTCCGGCACCTGGAAGGACCTGACCAACAGCGTCAACTTCATGGCGTCCAACCTGACCATCCAGGTGCGCAACATCGCCGAGGTGACCACCGCGGTGGCCCGCGGCGACGTCTCCAAGAAGATCACCGTCGACGCCCGCGGCGAGATCCTGGAGCTGGTCACCACCGTGAACACCATGGTGGACCAGCTCAGCGCGTTCGCCGACGAGGTGACCCGGGTGGCCCGCGAGGTGGGCACCGAGGGGATCCTGGGCGGGCAGGCCCGGGTGCGCGGGGTCTCCGGCATCTGGAAGGACCTGACCGACAACGTCAACTTCATGGCCTCGAACCTGACCAGTCAGGTGCGCAACATCGCCGAGGTCGCCACCGCGGTGGCCCGCGGCGACCTCTCGAAGAAGATCACCATCGAGGCGCAGGGCGAGGTCGCGGCACTGGCCGGCACCCTCAACACCATGGTCGACCAGCTGAGCGCCTTCGCCGTGCAGGTGACCAGGGTGGCCCGCGAGGTGGGCACCGACGGCATCCTGGGCGGCCAGGCCGACGTGCCGGGCGTGGCCGGCATCTGGAAGGACCTGACCGACAACGTCAACCAGATGGCCAACAACCTCACCGGTCAGGTCCGCAACATCGCCCTGGTGATCACCGCGGTGGCCCGCGGCGACCTCTCGCAGAAGATCGACGTGGACGCCCGCGGCGAGATCCTGGAGCTCAAGACCAGCACCAACGCGATGGTGGACCAGCTCAGTTCGTTCGGTGACGAGGTCACCCGGGTGGCCCGCGAGGTGGGCACCGACGGCATCCTGGGCGGCCAGGCCCGGGTGCCCGGGGTGGACGGCACCTGGCGCGACCTGACCGAGTCGGTGAACGAGCTGGCCAACAACCTGACCCGCCAGGTCCGCGCGATCGCCCAGGCGGCGACCGCGGTGACCCGTGGCGACCTGTCCCTGCGGGTCGACGTCGACGCCTCCGGCGAGATCGACGAGCTCAAGGACAACATCAACCAGATGATCGCCAACCTGCGCGAGACCACCCGCACCAACCAGGAGCAGGACTGGCACAAGACCAACATCGCCCGGTTCTCCGGCCTGCTGCAGGGCCGGCGCGACCTGGAGGCGGTGGCCTCGCTGATCATGAGCGAGCTGACCCCGGCGGTCTCCGCCCAGCACGGCGCGTTCTTCCTGGCCCAGCCGGCCGGCCGGTCCTCCGAGACGGTCACCGAGGACGACGACGAGACGGACACCGTGCTCCGGCTGATCGGCTCCTACGGCTACCAGCGCCGCTCGATGCCGACCACGTTCCGTCCCGGCGAGTCGCTGGTCGGCCAGGCCGCGATCGAGAAGCGCCCGATCAGCCTGACCGAGGCGCCCCCCGGCTACCTGCGGATCTCCTCCGCGCTGGGCGAGTCGCAGCCGGCCCACGTGATCGTGCTGCCGGTGCTGTTCGAGGGCCGGCTGCTCGGGGTGATCGAACTGGCCACCTTCAGCTCCTTCACCAGCGTGATGATGGACTTCCTCACCCAGGTCGCCGACCTGATCGGGGTGACCGTCAACACCATCAGCGTGAACACCAAGACCGAGGGGCTGCTGCTGGAGTCGCAGCGGCTGACCGCCGAGCTGTCGATGCGCTCGGCCGAGCTGGAGGCCCGCCAGGAGGAGCTGGAGCGGACCAACGAGGAGCTGCAGGAGAAGGCCGAGCAACTGGCCCAGCAGAACCGCGACATCGAGATCAAGAACAGCGAGATCGAGGAGGCCCGCAAGGTGCTGGAGGAGCGGGCCGAGCAGCTCGCCCTGGCCTCCCGCTACAAGAGCGAGTTCCTCGCCAACATGTCGCACGAGCTGCGCACCCCGCTCAACTCGCTGCTGATCCTGGCCAAGCTGCTCTCCGACAACAACGAGGGCAACCTCTCGCTCAAGCAGGTCGAGTTCGCCGACACCATCCACGGCGCCGGCTCCGACCTGCTCCAGCTGATCAACGACATCCTCGACCTGTCCAAGGTGGAGGCCGGGAAGATGGACGTCCGCCCGTCCCGGATCGCGCTGGTGCAGCTCACCGACTACGTGGAGGCGGCGTTCCGCCCGCTCACCGCGGAGAAGGGGCTGGAGTTCACCGTCGCCGTCTCGCCGGACCTGCCGGCCATCCTGCACACCGACGAGCAGCGGCTCCAGCAGGTGCTGCGCAACCTGCTCTCCAACGCGGTGAAGTTCACCGAGTCCGGCACCGTCCGGCTGGAGATCGGCCCGGCCGGTCCGGTGGTGCCGCAGCACGTGCGCGAGCAGCTGCTGGAGTCCGGCCGGATCGACGACCCGGACGCGCCGCTGATCGCCTTCTCGGTGACCGACACCGGCATCGGCATCCCGGAGAACAAGCTGCGGGAGATCTTCGAGGCGTTCAAGCAGGCCGACGGCACCACCAGCCGCAAGTACGGCGGCACCGGCCTCGGGCTGTCGATCAGCCGGGAGATCGCCCGGCTGCTCGGCGGCGAGATCCACGCCGAGAGCGAGCTCGGCCAGGGCAGCGCCTTCACCCTCTACCTGCCGCTGCGCAGCGAGGGCCCCGGCATCTCGCTGGAGCGCGGGGCGGCCGGGCCGGGCCAGCTGCGCGCCGCGGTCGGCCTCACGCCGACCGGCCACCCGGTGCCGGTGGGGGAGAACCCCGCCGACCAGTGGGCCCAGGAGGTCCGCGAGCTGGCGCTGGAGCGCCGCCGGGACGCGGCCGAGCGGCGCCGCGCGGCCGAGCACTTCGGCGAACTGGACGCGGGCCCCGGCTCCGCGGCCCGGGCCGAGCTGCCGCGCGCGGAGGACGGGCCGGCGCAGCGGGCCGGCACCGGCCCGCGGTTCGAGGGCCGGTTCGACGGCGAGGAGGTGCTGATCGTCGACGACGACGTGCGCAACGTCTTCGCGCTCACCAGCGTGCTGGAGCAGTACGGCCTCACCGTGCTCTACGCGGAGAACGGGCGGGAGGGCATCGAGGTGCTGGAGCAGCACGAGAACGTCTCACTGGTGCTGATGGACATCATGATGCCGGAGATGGACGGCTACGCGACCACCGAGGCGATCCGGCTGATGCCGCAGTTCTCCGGGCTGCCGATCATCGCGCTGACCGCCAAGGCGATGAAGGGCGACCGGGAGAAGAGCATCGAGGCGGGCGCCTCCGACCACGTGACCAAGCCGGTGGACACCGACCACCTGCTGACCGTGATGCGGCAGTGGTTGGGGGCGCGCGGCCGGTGA
- a CDS encoding phosphatase PAP2 family protein, with the protein MERRTALQNLTLSWQSAGASAVVLYGAAYAVHRVRPARRTAVALFREAGTLLALFALWQLVGQVSLMSDSHALDRAEWIHRTEHSLGLPDEASWQRAVLPYPVVVRLANYYYASMHFGVMLVVLLWLFLRHRDRYPWVRNTVVLTTAACLLIQFIPVAPPRMLTDQGFVDVAAQYGQSVYGGGIGGIQADELSAMPSVHVAWCLLVSVAVIAVAESRWRWLILLHPVVTITVVVVTANHFWADGLVASWLLLLAYALQYAGGRWRRRRAVRGDRPVAAELIPR; encoded by the coding sequence GTGGAGAGGCGCACGGCGTTGCAGAACCTGACCCTTTCGTGGCAGAGCGCCGGAGCCTCGGCGGTGGTGCTGTACGGCGCCGCCTACGCGGTGCACCGCGTCAGACCTGCCAGGCGCACGGCGGTGGCCCTGTTCCGCGAGGCCGGCACCCTGCTGGCGCTCTTCGCGCTCTGGCAGTTGGTCGGCCAGGTCTCGCTGATGTCCGACTCGCACGCGCTGGACCGGGCCGAGTGGATCCACCGCACCGAGCACTCGCTGGGCCTGCCCGACGAGGCGTCCTGGCAGCGCGCCGTGCTGCCGTACCCGGTGGTGGTCCGGCTGGCCAACTACTACTACGCGAGCATGCACTTCGGCGTGATGCTGGTGGTGCTGCTCTGGCTCTTCCTGCGCCACCGGGACCGCTACCCGTGGGTGCGGAACACGGTGGTGCTGACCACCGCGGCCTGCCTACTGATCCAGTTCATCCCGGTGGCGCCGCCGCGGATGCTGACCGACCAGGGCTTCGTCGACGTGGCCGCCCAGTACGGGCAGTCGGTCTACGGCGGCGGGATCGGCGGGATCCAGGCCGACGAACTGTCGGCGATGCCCTCGGTGCACGTCGCCTGGTGCCTGCTGGTGTCGGTCGCGGTGATCGCGGTGGCCGAGTCGCGGTGGCGGTGGCTGATCCTGCTGCACCCGGTGGTGACGATCACGGTCGTGGTGGTGACGGCGAACCACTTCTGGGCGGACGGCCTGGTGGCGTCCTGGCTGCTGCTGCTCGCCTACGCCCTGCAGTACGCGGGCGGGCGCTGGCGCCGTCGGCGGGCCGTCCGGGGTGACCGGCCGGTGGCCGCCGAGCTGATCCCCCGTTAG
- a CDS encoding ribonuclease J yields the protein MSHPHPDLGAPPALAPNAIRITPLGGLGEIGRNMTLLEYAGRLLIIDCGVLFPEDEQPGIDLILPDFSSIRDRLDKVDGIVLTHGHEDHIGAVPFLLRENPDIPLIGSKLTLALIEAKLAEHRIRPYVLEVAEGEREQIGPFNCEFIAVNHSIPDALAVAVRTPAGMVVATGDFKMDQLPLDGRLTDLPAFAKLAEEGMDLLLVDSTNAEVPGFIPHERDISAALRNVFANADKRIIVASFASHVHRIQQVLDAAHEYKRKVAFVGRSMVRNMGIARDLGYLKVPGNLIVDVKQLDDLPDKEVVLVCTGSQGEPMAALSRMANRDHQIRIVEGDTVILASSLIPGNETAIYRVINGLTRWGANVVHKGNAKVHVSGHASAGELLYFFNICKPKNLMPVHGEWRHLRACADLGIKTGVPKNRTVIAEDGVVVDLQDGVAKIVGKVQAGYVYVDGSSVGDITESSLKDRRILGEEGFISVFVVVDSSSGKIVSGPTIQARGSGIDDGAFTPVVQKLEEALRKSADNGVLEVRQVQQLVRRTIGKWVADNYRRRPMILPVVVEV from the coding sequence TTGAGCCACCCCCACCCCGATCTCGGCGCGCCCCCCGCACTCGCGCCGAACGCGATCCGCATCACCCCGCTGGGCGGCCTCGGGGAGATCGGTCGCAACATGACGCTGCTGGAGTACGCGGGCCGACTGCTGATCATCGACTGCGGCGTGCTCTTCCCCGAGGACGAGCAGCCCGGCATCGACCTGATCCTGCCGGACTTCTCCTCGATCCGGGACCGCCTGGACAAGGTCGACGGGATCGTCCTGACGCACGGTCACGAGGACCACATCGGCGCCGTCCCCTTCCTCCTGCGGGAGAACCCGGACATCCCGCTGATCGGTTCGAAGCTGACCCTGGCGCTGATCGAGGCCAAGCTCGCCGAGCACCGGATCCGGCCCTACGTGCTGGAGGTGGCCGAGGGCGAGCGCGAGCAGATCGGCCCCTTCAACTGCGAGTTCATCGCGGTCAACCACTCCATCCCCGACGCCCTCGCGGTCGCCGTCCGCACCCCCGCGGGCATGGTGGTCGCCACCGGCGACTTCAAGATGGACCAGCTCCCGCTGGACGGCCGGCTCACCGACCTGCCCGCCTTCGCCAAGCTGGCCGAGGAGGGCATGGACCTGCTGCTGGTGGACTCCACCAACGCCGAGGTCCCCGGCTTCATCCCGCACGAGCGCGACATCTCCGCCGCGCTGCGCAACGTCTTCGCCAACGCGGACAAGCGCATCATCGTCGCCTCCTTCGCGAGCCACGTGCACCGGATCCAGCAGGTGCTGGACGCGGCGCACGAGTACAAGCGCAAGGTGGCCTTCGTCGGCCGCTCGATGGTCCGCAACATGGGCATCGCCCGTGACCTCGGCTACCTGAAGGTCCCCGGCAACCTGATCGTGGACGTGAAGCAGCTCGACGACCTGCCGGACAAGGAGGTCGTGCTGGTCTGCACCGGCTCGCAGGGCGAGCCGATGGCCGCGCTCTCCCGGATGGCCAACCGCGACCACCAGATCCGGATCGTCGAGGGCGACACGGTGATCCTGGCCTCCTCGCTGATCCCCGGCAACGAGACCGCGATCTACCGGGTGATCAACGGCCTGACCCGCTGGGGCGCCAACGTCGTGCACAAGGGCAATGCCAAGGTGCACGTCTCCGGCCACGCCTCCGCGGGCGAGCTGCTGTACTTCTTCAACATCTGCAAGCCGAAGAACCTGATGCCGGTGCACGGCGAGTGGCGCCACCTGCGGGCCTGCGCCGACCTCGGCATCAAGACCGGTGTCCCGAAGAACCGCACGGTCATCGCCGAGGACGGCGTGGTGGTCGACCTGCAGGACGGCGTCGCCAAGATCGTCGGCAAGGTGCAGGCCGGGTACGTGTACGTCGACGGTTCATCGGTCGGCGACATCACCGAGTCCTCGCTGAAGGACCGTCGGATCCTCGGCGAGGAGGGCTTCATCTCGGTCTTCGTCGTGGTGGACTCCAGCAGCGGCAAGATCGTCAGCGGCCCGACCATCCAGGCCCGCGGCTCCGGCATCGACGACGGCGCCTTCACGCCCGTCGTGCAGAAGCTGGAGGAGGCGCTGCGGAAGTCCGCCGACAACGGCGTGCTGGAGGTGCGCCAGGTGCAGCAGCTGGTCCGTCGCACCATCGGCAAGTGGGTCGCCGACAACTACCGTCGCCGGCCGATGATCCTGCCGGTCGTGGTCGAGGTCTGA
- a CDS encoding acetate uptake transporter: MSSDASGANARSASLEAGPLGYLALGLTLLAFGLLQTGVLHGTGVADAAGLAHIVGGIALFVAGLWQFRSGDGFTGTAFTGLGAFWATWAAGLGHLGGKNAAGLFLLLWALLAISLALASWQSSGLVGRGVYGLLALALVVDMVGTFDGSHGLVKTAGWLAAVAGLLSWYWATAALTNSGWGRDALPVK; the protein is encoded by the coding sequence GTGAGCAGTGACGCCTCCGGGGCCAACGCCCGGTCCGCTTCGCTCGAAGCGGGCCCCCTCGGCTACCTCGCACTCGGCCTGACCCTCCTCGCCTTCGGCCTGCTGCAGACCGGTGTGCTGCACGGCACCGGCGTCGCCGACGCCGCCGGACTCGCCCACATCGTGGGCGGGATCGCGCTGTTCGTCGCCGGCCTGTGGCAGTTCCGCTCCGGTGACGGGTTCACCGGCACCGCCTTCACCGGCCTCGGCGCGTTCTGGGCGACCTGGGCCGCCGGTCTGGGCCACCTGGGCGGCAAGAACGCGGCCGGGCTCTTCCTGCTGCTCTGGGCACTGCTGGCGATCAGCCTGGCCCTGGCCTCCTGGCAGTCCTCGGGTCTGGTCGGCCGGGGCGTCTACGGTCTGCTGGCCCTCGCCCTGGTGGTGGACATGGTCGGCACCTTCGACGGCTCGCACGGCCTGGTGAAGACGGCCGGCTGGCTGGCCGCCGTCGCCGGGCTGCTCAGCTGGTACTGGGCCACCGCCGCCCTGACCAACAGCGGCTGGGGACGGGACGCCCTGCCGGTGAAGTGA
- a CDS encoding SpoIIE family protein phosphatase: MVTARAAATFEPDGRSASAARGFVRDALLGWGLPEVVDDAVVLVSELVTNAVVHAGTSAEVSCLREDDSVQIGVTDRHPERGLPAFAGAPEAGSASSEHFADAEGEGGRGLLMCSALSSRWGVEYTSGQKTVWFRLPLQRALPGTRLALPQAPGDVLPSTEGPVLVAVAQLDADGTVTAWNADAEQLFRRPAAEVLGLDWAELVVWPQGPVGPLDAVLQLARWEGVFGIRRADRRTIEVYGCQVRVLDPTGAPATLCLIVRERDRAVLRGPDRALPAGPAGGGLEPLDLLPEGVRADDLSGLLQQTVERARDLLDGDASYLLLATEDETEFEVRAATGLSAGRTKNVRIPIDSGRSRYDSARLPAVHDDLTVRPHSVPLLAGSGLRSLVTVPLKVEGRLIGSLAVAADRAGQYDNDQALRLQFAADRIALTVENARLAERERLRRGALSFLVEASDLLAGTLEHQQTLALMAQMAVPTLASWCAVYTQEERSKFAELAYVLHEDEERIDPLRELLRRTPAAARVTADGTAFWTGPAEALTPAEPDGLVGETVVLPLIARNRVIGLLVLGTRAGVAFRQEILELAEDLSRRAALAMDNSRLYSERSATSRALQRSLLPPELPKIPGVEVEVFYQAAGEGNEVGGDFYDLFAIREGTYGFAIGDVCGTGPQAASVTGLARNSLRLLAREGLDAPQVLSRLNRAILDEGDRGRFLTLLYGELTPRPDGGAELNLVCAGHPLPLRLRPDGQVSAAASSQPLLGVMDPLELTAEQVVLEPGEVLLCVTDGVTERREGMRMLGEEGLAEVLTGCTGLTAGAVAARVQRAVERFAPEPPSDDMAIIALRVPTQRQG, encoded by the coding sequence GTGGTCACCGCGCGCGCAGCCGCCACCTTCGAGCCGGACGGCCGGTCGGCTTCGGCCGCGCGCGGGTTCGTCCGGGACGCCCTGCTGGGCTGGGGCCTGCCCGAGGTGGTGGACGACGCGGTGGTGCTGGTGAGCGAACTGGTCACCAACGCCGTGGTGCACGCGGGCACCTCCGCCGAGGTGAGCTGCCTGCGCGAGGACGACTCGGTCCAGATCGGCGTCACCGACCGGCACCCCGAGCGCGGACTGCCGGCGTTCGCCGGCGCCCCGGAAGCCGGCAGCGCGAGCTCCGAACACTTCGCCGACGCCGAGGGCGAGGGCGGCCGCGGGCTGCTGATGTGCTCGGCGCTGTCCAGCCGTTGGGGCGTGGAGTACACCTCCGGGCAGAAGACGGTCTGGTTCCGGCTCCCGCTGCAGCGGGCGCTGCCCGGCACCCGGCTGGCACTGCCGCAGGCGCCCGGCGACGTGCTGCCCAGCACCGAGGGCCCGGTGCTGGTCGCGGTCGCCCAGCTGGACGCCGATGGCACCGTGACCGCCTGGAACGCCGACGCCGAGCAGTTGTTCCGCCGCCCGGCCGCCGAGGTGCTCGGCCTCGACTGGGCCGAGCTGGTGGTGTGGCCGCAGGGTCCGGTCGGGCCGCTCGACGCGGTGCTGCAACTGGCCCGCTGGGAGGGCGTCTTCGGGATCCGCCGGGCCGACCGGCGGACCATCGAGGTGTACGGCTGCCAGGTCCGGGTGCTGGATCCGACCGGGGCGCCCGCGACGCTCTGCCTGATCGTGCGGGAGCGGGACCGCGCGGTGCTGCGCGGCCCCGACCGGGCACTGCCCGCCGGGCCGGCCGGCGGCGGGCTGGAGCCGCTCGACCTGCTGCCCGAGGGCGTGCGCGCCGACGACCTGTCCGGCCTGCTCCAGCAGACCGTCGAACGGGCCCGCGACCTGCTCGACGGGGACGCCTCCTACCTGCTGCTGGCCACCGAGGACGAGACCGAGTTCGAGGTGCGGGCCGCCACCGGGCTCTCGGCCGGCCGGACCAAGAACGTGCGGATCCCGATCGACTCGGGCCGCTCCCGCTACGACTCCGCCCGGCTGCCCGCCGTGCACGACGACCTGACGGTGCGTCCGCACAGCGTGCCGCTGCTGGCCGGCAGCGGGCTGCGCTCGCTGGTCACCGTGCCGCTCAAGGTCGAGGGCCGGCTGATCGGCTCGCTCGCGGTGGCCGCCGACCGGGCCGGGCAGTACGACAACGACCAGGCGCTGCGGCTGCAGTTCGCCGCCGACCGGATCGCGCTCACCGTGGAGAACGCCCGGCTGGCCGAGCGCGAGCGGCTGCGCCGGGGCGCGCTCTCCTTCCTGGTCGAGGCATCCGACCTGCTGGCCGGCACCCTGGAGCACCAGCAGACGCTGGCCCTGATGGCGCAGATGGCGGTGCCCACGCTGGCCTCCTGGTGCGCGGTCTACACCCAGGAGGAGCGCAGCAAGTTCGCCGAACTGGCCTACGTGCTGCACGAGGACGAGGAGCGGATCGACCCGCTGCGCGAGCTGCTCCGGCGCACCCCGGCCGCCGCCCGGGTCACCGCGGACGGCACCGCCTTCTGGACCGGGCCGGCCGAGGCGCTCACCCCGGCCGAGCCCGACGGGCTGGTCGGCGAGACCGTGGTGCTGCCGCTGATCGCCCGCAACCGGGTGATCGGGCTGCTGGTGCTGGGCACCAGAGCGGGGGTGGCGTTCCGTCAGGAGATCCTGGAGCTCGCCGAGGACCTCTCCCGACGGGCGGCGCTGGCGATGGACAACTCCCGCCTGTACTCCGAGCGCAGCGCCACCAGCCGGGCACTGCAGCGCAGCCTGCTGCCGCCGGAGCTGCCGAAGATCCCCGGTGTCGAGGTCGAGGTCTTCTACCAGGCGGCCGGCGAGGGCAACGAGGTCGGCGGCGACTTCTACGACCTGTTCGCGATCCGCGAGGGCACCTACGGCTTCGCGATCGGCGACGTCTGCGGCACCGGACCGCAGGCCGCCTCGGTGACCGGGCTGGCCCGCAACTCGCTGCGGCTGCTGGCCCGGGAGGGGCTGGACGCGCCGCAGGTGCTGAGCCGGCTGAACCGGGCGATCCTCGACGAGGGCGACCGGGGCCGCTTCCTCACCCTGCTCTACGGCGAGCTGACGCCGCGTCCGGACGGCGGGGCGGAGCTCAACCTGGTCTGCGCCGGGCACCCGCTGCCGTTGCGGCTGCGGCCGGACGGCCAGGTCTCGGCGGCGGCCAGTTCGCAGCCGCTGCTCGGCGTGATGGACCCGCTGGAGCTGACGGCCGAGCAGGTGGTGCTGGAGCCGGGCGAGGTGCTGCTCTGCGTGACCGACGGGGTGACCGAGCGGCGCGAGGGGATGCGGATGCTCGGCGAGGAGGGGCTGGCCGAGGTGCTGACCGGCTGTACCGGGCTGACCGCCGGCGCGGTGGCCGCCCGGGTGCAGCGGGCGGTGGAGCGGTTCGCCCCGGAGCCGCCCTCGGACGACATGGCGATCATCGCCCTGCGGGTGCCGACGCAGCGTCAGGGCTGA